The Flavobacterium marginilacus genome window below encodes:
- the gatB/aspS gene encoding bifunctional amidotransferase subunit GatB/aspartate--tRNA ligase AspS has protein sequence MELEQLTSALKAHDLELVIGLETHVRLNTKTKLFCSCPNQEIETPNQNICSVCTGQMGVLPAVNKEAITKAIYFGKAVDSSFSNEIISWDRKHYEYPDNPKNIQITQFHNPIIPDGHVSCYRNDGTQFTVNLTQVHIEEDAAKLMHEKKISLVDFNKAGVPLIEIVTEPCIRNIEDASTYAQYIQRIVQNLGISEANLEKGEFKSDVSVSLRKKHSYDLNPRTEIKNLNSFKFMVEALKEEVEKQFNYFIENKEFRPDQTTVLWDADLKQTKTMRKKEFEADYRFISEPDLPFVNIKAEIEAIKVDTSALPFAVESILINGGVLPQDAKFFTADAIRSKTFVEINSEIKDPSFVAKTLANNIKAEEYAEIHSVAQLTDIFKLFKAEKITAVLVQNAITGYLKDRTFDYNKYFEENTISEDKIQEVIAKVIAENEAVANDIAAGDQGKAGILVGKVLGIIGKGANGKVIRQIILDKLSAGTNRDLSVDTAGTSRDLSVPSSISNSESKGIQEEVLPEIPIIVKDIYRTHKISQLSEESISQEVMLSGWVASVRDHGELMFIDLRDSSYEIFQVRISRESFPNIDELVKLKPESVISVTGKVVGRNEDDYNAGLRTGKIELETSVLEILNLSKTLPFEIKRAAKTNETVRFQYKFLDHRNDEVRRAIVNRHKVIKLLRDILDEEEFLEIETPILSAGTDEGAREFIVPSRKQAGAFYTLPQAPQQFKQMLMVSGYEKYFQVARCFRDEDSRGDRQPEFTQLDIEMAYASMQQIIDLNTKMFNEVVKKIYGNKWVLKPFEVITYKEAMDFYGCDRPDLRYGLKMQDITDIVKDTTFQVFSKPIEEGGIVKCIKVSAKEQGNKRMSKGQIENLTAIAQQHGLGGLAYIIVNEDELQSPIIKFLGEDIAAGIIKATNAEVGDIVFFSAADYATANKALDAVRQEMGKMLHLINSKELRPAWVVDFPMFERTDEGRWTFTHNPFSMPAVYDLEKHMKGDDSEIGTIIAQQYDLILNGYEIGGGSVRAHKSEILEATYRNMGYNKEEMIKSVGTMYKAFQYGAPPHGGIAWGIDRLMMILEKKTSIREVMAFPKTGTSDDLLFGAPTLLSDKKVEEMNVRIIR, from the coding sequence ATGGAATTGGAACAATTAACATCGGCTTTAAAAGCCCACGATTTAGAATTGGTAATCGGACTGGAAACTCACGTTCGATTGAATACCAAAACCAAGTTGTTTTGTTCTTGTCCAAATCAAGAAATTGAAACACCTAACCAAAATATATGTTCGGTTTGTACCGGACAAATGGGGGTTCTGCCTGCCGTAAATAAAGAAGCAATTACAAAAGCGATTTATTTTGGAAAAGCGGTTGATTCGTCATTCAGCAATGAAATTATCTCTTGGGACAGAAAGCACTACGAATATCCGGATAACCCGAAAAATATTCAGATTACGCAGTTTCACAACCCGATAATTCCTGACGGACACGTTTCCTGCTACCGAAATGACGGTACGCAGTTTACGGTAAATTTAACTCAGGTTCATATCGAGGAAGATGCAGCCAAATTGATGCACGAAAAAAAGATTTCGTTAGTCGATTTTAACAAAGCGGGAGTGCCGCTGATTGAAATTGTAACAGAACCTTGTATTCGTAATATTGAGGATGCGTCAACTTATGCGCAGTACATTCAGCGTATTGTTCAGAACTTGGGAATCTCAGAAGCTAATTTGGAGAAAGGGGAATTCAAATCGGATGTTTCTGTGTCTTTGCGCAAAAAACACAGTTATGATTTGAATCCAAGAACGGAAATCAAAAACTTGAACTCGTTTAAGTTTATGGTGGAAGCTTTAAAAGAAGAAGTGGAGAAGCAATTTAATTACTTTATAGAAAACAAAGAGTTTCGACCTGATCAAACGACGGTGCTTTGGGATGCTGATTTGAAGCAGACTAAAACAATGCGTAAAAAAGAATTTGAAGCGGATTACCGTTTTATTTCGGAACCAGATTTACCTTTTGTAAACATTAAAGCCGAAATTGAAGCGATTAAAGTAGATACAAGTGCTTTGCCTTTTGCAGTGGAATCCATTCTGATTAATGGAGGTGTATTGCCACAGGATGCTAAATTTTTTACTGCAGATGCGATACGTTCCAAAACATTTGTAGAAATAAATAGCGAAATTAAAGACCCTTCGTTTGTTGCTAAAACTTTGGCTAATAATATAAAGGCTGAAGAGTATGCTGAAATTCATAGTGTTGCTCAGTTAACCGATATTTTTAAATTATTTAAAGCTGAAAAAATTACAGCGGTTTTAGTCCAAAATGCGATTACTGGTTATTTAAAAGATCGAACTTTTGATTACAACAAGTATTTTGAAGAAAACACGATTTCCGAAGATAAAATTCAGGAAGTTATTGCTAAAGTAATTGCAGAAAATGAGGCTGTTGCCAATGATATTGCTGCAGGAGATCAAGGAAAAGCAGGTATTTTGGTTGGTAAAGTTTTAGGGATTATTGGAAAAGGAGCTAACGGAAAAGTAATCCGCCAGATTATTTTAGATAAATTATCTGCAGGGACAAATCGCGATTTGTCCGTGGATACAGCAGGGACAAGTCGCGACTTGTCCGTACCATCATCCATATCAAATTCAGAATCGAAAGGAATTCAGGAAGAGGTTTTGCCTGAAATTCCGATTATTGTAAAAGATATTTACAGAACGCATAAAATCTCGCAATTATCAGAAGAGAGCATCAGTCAGGAAGTGATGTTGTCCGGATGGGTGGCGAGTGTTCGTGATCACGGTGAATTGATGTTCATTGATTTGCGTGATTCAAGTTATGAAATTTTTCAGGTTCGTATTAGTAGAGAATCGTTTCCCAATATTGACGAGCTGGTGAAATTAAAACCGGAATCGGTGATTTCTGTAACCGGTAAAGTGGTTGGACGTAATGAAGACGACTACAATGCAGGATTGCGTACAGGTAAAATTGAATTAGAAACTTCGGTATTGGAGATTTTAAACCTGTCTAAAACATTACCTTTTGAAATTAAAAGAGCGGCAAAAACAAATGAAACAGTTCGTTTTCAATACAAGTTTTTGGATCACAGAAATGATGAGGTAAGAAGAGCGATCGTGAATCGTCATAAAGTAATCAAGTTATTGCGAGACATTCTTGATGAAGAAGAATTCTTGGAAATCGAAACTCCAATTTTGAGCGCAGGAACCGATGAAGGTGCACGTGAATTTATTGTTCCGTCGCGTAAGCAGGCTGGAGCATTTTACACGCTGCCACAAGCGCCGCAGCAGTTCAAACAGATGCTGATGGTAAGCGGTTATGAGAAATATTTCCAAGTAGCACGCTGCTTCAGAGATGAAGATTCCCGTGGAGACCGTCAGCCGGAATTTACGCAATTGGATATTGAAATGGCCTACGCAAGTATGCAGCAGATTATCGATTTGAACACTAAAATGTTTAATGAAGTAGTTAAAAAGATATACGGAAATAAATGGGTTTTGAAACCATTTGAAGTGATTACCTATAAAGAAGCAATGGATTTCTACGGCTGTGACCGGCCAGATTTGCGTTACGGTTTAAAAATGCAGGATATTACCGATATTGTAAAAGATACTACTTTCCAAGTATTCAGCAAGCCAATTGAAGAAGGCGGAATCGTAAAATGTATTAAGGTTTCGGCCAAAGAGCAAGGCAATAAGCGTATGTCTAAGGGGCAGATCGAAAACCTTACCGCGATTGCACAACAGCACGGTTTGGGAGGGTTGGCTTATATTATTGTAAACGAAGATGAATTACAGTCGCCAATTATTAAATTCTTAGGTGAAGATATCGCTGCCGGAATAATAAAAGCGACCAATGCAGAAGTGGGAGATATTGTATTCTTCTCGGCAGCAGATTATGCAACAGCTAACAAAGCGTTGGATGCTGTTCGTCAGGAAATGGGTAAAATGTTACATTTGATTAATTCAAAGGAATTGCGTCCGGCTTGGGTGGTTGATTTCCCAATGTTTGAAAGAACTGACGAAGGAAGATGGACATTTACACACAATCCGTTCTCTATGCCGGCTGTTTATGATTTGGAAAAACATATGAAAGGTGATGACAGCGAAATAGGAACGATTATCGCACAGCAGTATGATTTAATTCTGAACGGCTACGAAATTGGTGGAGGGTCAGTTCGTGCACACAAATCGGAAATTCTGGAAGCAACTTATAGAAATATGGGGTACAACAAAGAAGAAATGATCAAAAGTGTTGGAACCATGTATAAAGCATTTCAGTACGGCGCACCGCCACACGGAGGAATCGCTTGGGGTATCGATCGTTTAATGATGATTTTGGAGAAAAAGACGTCTATTAGAGAAGTTATGGCTTTCCCGAAAACCGGAACCAGCGACGACTTATTATTTGGAGCGCCAACACTGCTTTCGGATAAAAAAGTGGAAGAAATGAATGTTAGAATTATTAGATAG
- the secDF gene encoding protein translocase subunit SecDF codes for MQNKGLIKFFAILFALVSIYQLSFTFVSSKVKSDAKTFAGGNPEKEVKYLDSIGKEKVFSLGFTDFTFNEVKDKQINKGLDLEGGINVTLQISVKDILKGLSNNSKNPVFNKSLADATKNQQGNQTYIDAFFEAFEANSKGSVKLASPEIFANRSLQGDGGVTFQMSDAQVQKVIKRKVDESVESAFKVLRERIDKFGVTQPNIQKLGESGRILVELPGAKDIDRIKKLLQSTAQLEFWETYKIEEIGNFIMAANEALKKTEVAKTQTKTVAKDSLSALLTDAKDSTATKKGNNPIIDKIIAQGGGPVLGLFSPKDTAVINSYFKRADIRILLAGDQRYAKFVWGKPTTIKDAKEKEVEAVELYALKGNRDNVASMGGGVVTDASDTFDQLGKPAVSMQMSNTGAKEWEELTGKAYTQKSNIAIVLDDIVYSAPGVSSGPIAGGRSEISGNFDVTETKDLANVLRAGKLPAAAEIIQSEVVGPSLGQEAIDNGTNSAVIGLLLVSLWMIIYYGKAGWYANIALAVNLLFMFGILSSLGAVLTLPGIAGIVLTMGTAVDANIIIYERAKEELRAGKTLDEAVKASYSWTGAMRSIVDANVTHILTGAVLFIFGSGPIKGFATTLLIGIITSLFTSIFIARIFIDKNIAGKNDLSFVTNFSKNFFTNFHFDFLGIKKWTYLFSIIVTIVSIVSIATHGFDQGVDFVGGRTFQVRFAKSMEPEEVKAELTAVFGSAEAKIFGKDDQLKITTKYKIQETGSAVDEEVNKMLYQTLKKHYAADMTYDKFVKTFDGKKLGIVQASKVGPTVAEDIKTNAYWAVLGAMLIVGLYLVISFRKWQYSLGAIAAVAHDVIFVLGVYSLLWKYMPFGMEIDQHFIAAILTVIGYSMNDTVIVYDRVREFLDGKTKGTFGEIVNKSINSTMSRTINTSLTMIFVLLIMFVFGGESIRGFIFAMLIGIIIGTYSSLFIATPVLVDTISKDEKHDVEVKHQQA; via the coding sequence ATGCAGAATAAAGGACTTATTAAATTTTTCGCAATTCTATTTGCATTGGTAAGTATTTACCAACTTTCTTTCACTTTTGTCTCGAGTAAAGTTAAAAGTGATGCAAAAACTTTTGCTGGCGGAAACCCGGAAAAAGAAGTAAAATATTTGGATTCAATTGGTAAAGAAAAAGTGTTTAGCTTAGGTTTTACTGATTTTACATTCAATGAGGTAAAAGATAAACAAATCAATAAAGGTCTTGACTTAGAAGGGGGAATCAACGTAACTCTTCAGATTTCTGTTAAAGACATTTTGAAAGGATTATCAAATAATTCGAAAAATCCAGTTTTTAATAAATCTTTGGCGGATGCTACTAAAAATCAACAAGGAAATCAGACCTATATAGATGCCTTCTTTGAAGCTTTTGAAGCGAATTCTAAAGGTTCTGTAAAATTAGCATCTCCAGAAATTTTTGCAAACAGAAGTCTGCAGGGTGACGGCGGTGTTACTTTTCAAATGTCAGATGCTCAGGTTCAAAAAGTAATCAAAAGAAAAGTTGATGAGTCTGTTGAAAGTGCTTTTAAAGTATTAAGAGAGCGTATAGACAAGTTTGGTGTTACACAGCCAAATATTCAAAAATTAGGTGAGTCAGGAAGAATTCTTGTAGAGCTTCCAGGTGCTAAAGATATTGACAGAATTAAAAAATTATTGCAGAGTACAGCTCAATTAGAGTTTTGGGAAACATATAAAATTGAAGAAATTGGTAATTTCATCATGGCAGCTAATGAGGCTTTGAAGAAAACTGAAGTTGCTAAAACTCAAACTAAAACTGTTGCAAAAGATTCATTAAGTGCTTTATTGACTGATGCAAAAGATTCTACCGCTACTAAAAAAGGAAATAATCCTATTATAGATAAAATTATTGCTCAAGGCGGAGGACCGGTTTTAGGTCTTTTCTCTCCAAAAGATACTGCTGTAATTAATTCTTATTTTAAAAGAGCTGATATCAGAATTTTGTTAGCCGGTGATCAGCGTTATGCAAAATTTGTTTGGGGAAAACCAACTACTATTAAAGATGCAAAAGAAAAAGAGGTTGAAGCTGTTGAATTATATGCTTTAAAAGGTAATAGGGATAACGTTGCCTCAATGGGTGGCGGAGTTGTAACAGATGCCAGCGATACATTTGACCAATTAGGAAAACCAGCGGTTTCTATGCAGATGAGCAACACTGGTGCAAAAGAATGGGAAGAATTAACAGGAAAAGCATATACTCAAAAAAGTAATATCGCTATCGTTCTTGATGATATTGTATATTCTGCTCCAGGTGTTTCCAGCGGACCAATTGCTGGGGGAAGATCTGAGATTTCTGGAAATTTTGATGTTACAGAAACTAAAGATTTAGCGAATGTATTAAGAGCTGGTAAATTACCGGCAGCAGCTGAAATTATCCAATCTGAAGTGGTAGGACCATCCTTGGGTCAGGAAGCTATTGATAATGGTACTAATTCTGCAGTTATTGGATTGCTTTTAGTATCTCTTTGGATGATTATCTATTATGGTAAAGCAGGCTGGTATGCAAATATTGCTTTGGCAGTCAACTTATTATTTATGTTTGGTATTTTATCAAGCTTGGGTGCTGTGCTTACATTGCCTGGTATTGCGGGTATCGTTTTAACAATGGGTACTGCGGTGGATGCGAATATCATTATATATGAAAGAGCAAAAGAAGAATTAAGGGCCGGGAAAACTTTAGACGAAGCAGTGAAAGCTTCTTACAGCTGGACTGGAGCTATGCGTTCTATCGTTGATGCAAACGTAACCCACATTTTGACTGGAGCCGTGTTATTCATCTTTGGGTCTGGACCAATCAAAGGATTTGCTACTACTTTATTAATTGGTATTATTACCTCTTTATTTACTTCTATTTTTATTGCCAGAATTTTTATTGATAAAAATATTGCAGGTAAAAACGATTTGTCTTTCGTGACTAATTTCTCGAAAAACTTCTTTACTAATTTCCACTTTGATTTCTTGGGAATCAAAAAATGGACTTATCTTTTCTCTATTATTGTTACTATTGTAAGTATTGTATCAATTGCTACACATGGTTTTGATCAAGGCGTGGATTTCGTAGGAGGAAGAACTTTCCAAGTTCGTTTTGCTAAATCTATGGAGCCTGAAGAGGTTAAAGCTGAGTTAACCGCTGTATTTGGCAGTGCCGAAGCTAAAATATTTGGTAAAGACGATCAGTTAAAAATTACGACCAAATATAAAATTCAGGAAACAGGAAGTGCAGTTGACGAAGAGGTGAACAAAATGTTGTACCAGACTTTGAAAAAACATTATGCTGCTGATATGACTTATGATAAATTTGTAAAGACTTTTGACGGTAAAAAATTAGGTATTGTACAAGCTTCAAAAGTTGGACCAACAGTTGCAGAAGATATTAAAACAAATGCTTACTGGGCCGTTTTAGGAGCAATGCTTATTGTAGGTTTATATTTAGTAATCAGTTTCAGAAAATGGCAATATAGTTTAGGAGCTATCGCTGCTGTTGCGCATGACGTTATCTTTGTATTAGGAGTTTATTCATTACTTTGGAAATACATGCCTTTCGGAATGGAAATTGATCAGCACTTTATCGCTGCTATCCTGACAGTTATTGGTTACTCGATGAATGATACTGTAATTGTATATGACAGGGTACGTGAATTCTTGGATGGTAAAACAAAAGGAACTTTTGGAGAAATCGTTAACAAATCGATAAACTCTACAATGTCTAGAACAATCAATACTTCATTAACAATGATTTTTGTATTGCTGATTATGTTTGTTTTTGGTGGAGAGTCTATCAGAGGATTTATCTTTGCAATGCTTATCGGTATTATCATTGGTACATATTCTTCATTATTTATTGCTACTCCTGTTTTGGTTGATACCATTTCTAAGGATGAGAAACATGATGTAGAAGTGAAACATCAGCAGGCATAA
- a CDS encoding LysR family transcriptional regulator yields the protein MVNLEWYRTFKYVYKTGTLTGAAEALFISQPGVSLHLSSLESYVGYKLFDRTSRKMVPTEKGKVLYNFITDALCKLEEAEKNFQRSTEKNTPTISIGMCFETFQITLEPYLATFPFNVIIQFGEYPEMIENLDKGILDLIITPQMISKNAIEYQAFSSETIILIAGSETDSNDFDILKKQNDPIKIEEWLKKQRWYGTTGDMEHLRRFWQLNFNKHADFRPNYIVPNLNSIVRCLSNSTGLAVIPDFLCKSELESGKIKLLWEGKTPLKNTLYFASKKKTIYTNEIQLIKDTFTKIM from the coding sequence ATGGTAAATCTAGAATGGTATCGAACTTTCAAATATGTTTACAAAACAGGAACCTTAACTGGCGCGGCAGAAGCATTATTTATTTCACAGCCGGGAGTCAGTCTGCATTTGAGTTCGCTTGAAAGCTATGTCGGTTATAAACTATTTGACAGAACCAGCCGAAAAATGGTTCCAACCGAAAAAGGAAAAGTACTTTACAACTTTATAACCGATGCACTTTGCAAACTGGAAGAAGCCGAAAAAAATTTCCAGCGAAGTACTGAAAAAAACACCCCGACTATCAGCATCGGAATGTGTTTTGAAACTTTTCAAATTACGTTAGAACCCTATTTGGCAACCTTTCCGTTTAATGTGATTATTCAATTTGGGGAATATCCGGAAATGATTGAAAACCTCGACAAAGGTATTTTGGACTTAATCATCACGCCGCAGATGATTTCTAAAAATGCTATCGAGTATCAGGCTTTCTCATCGGAAACCATAATTCTAATTGCAGGCAGTGAAACTGATTCGAATGATTTTGATATTTTAAAAAAACAAAATGATCCCATAAAAATCGAAGAATGGCTAAAAAAGCAAAGATGGTATGGTACTACAGGAGACATGGAGCATTTAAGACGTTTTTGGCAGCTTAATTTCAACAAACATGCCGATTTCAGACCAAATTACATTGTTCCAAATTTAAACTCCATAGTACGCTGTTTAAGCAACAGCACCGGACTGGCAGTAATTCCAGATTTCTTATGTAAGTCAGAATTAGAAAGCGGAAAAATAAAACTTCTATGGGAAGGCAAAACTCCTTTAAAAAACACACTCTACTTTGCCAGCAAAAAGAAAACTATTTATACAAATGAAATACAATTGATAAAAGATACTTTTACAAAAATAATGTAG
- a CDS encoding malate dehydrogenase → MKVTIVGAGNVGASCADSISYRGIASEVVLLDIREGFAEGKAMDIMQCATNTGFNTNVSGVTNDYSKTANSDVVVITSGIPRKPGMTREELIGINAGIVKTVAENVLAHSPNCIVVVVSNPMDTMTYLTLKSTGLPKNRIIGMGGALDSSRFRYYLSKALDKPSNDISAMVIGGHGDTTMIPLTRLAAYNGIPVSQFLSQEELDKVAAATMVGGATLTGLLGTSAWYAPGASVAYLVDSILNDQKKMIACSVLVEGEYGQNDICIGVPCIIGKNGVEQIVDIELNDAEKAAFAKSAEAVRNMNADLKSVLV, encoded by the coding sequence ATGAAAGTTACCATTGTAGGAGCAGGGAATGTGGGAGCATCCTGTGCAGATTCAATTTCTTATAGAGGAATTGCAAGTGAAGTAGTATTATTGGATATCAGAGAAGGTTTTGCCGAGGGTAAAGCTATGGATATCATGCAATGTGCTACAAACACTGGTTTTAATACCAATGTTTCTGGGGTTACCAATGATTATTCTAAAACAGCTAATAGTGATGTGGTTGTGATTACTTCGGGAATTCCAAGAAAACCTGGAATGACTAGAGAAGAATTAATCGGAATTAATGCAGGAATTGTTAAAACTGTTGCAGAGAATGTATTGGCTCATTCACCAAATTGTATTGTAGTTGTAGTTTCTAATCCGATGGATACAATGACATATTTGACATTGAAATCCACTGGTTTGCCAAAAAACAGAATTATCGGAATGGGCGGTGCTTTAGACAGCTCCCGTTTTAGATATTATTTATCTAAAGCATTGGACAAACCGTCTAATGATATTTCGGCAATGGTTATTGGCGGACACGGAGATACTACGATGATTCCTTTAACAAGATTGGCTGCTTATAATGGTATACCGGTATCTCAGTTTTTATCTCAGGAAGAATTAGATAAAGTTGCTGCGGCTACTATGGTTGGCGGAGCAACGCTTACGGGTTTATTAGGAACTTCGGCTTGGTATGCTCCAGGAGCTTCTGTTGCTTATTTGGTTGACAGTATTTTGAATGATCAAAAGAAAATGATTGCTTGTTCTGTTCTTGTAGAAGGAGAATATGGTCAAAATGATATTTGTATTGGAGTACCTTGTATTATAGGTAAAAACGGTGTAGAGCAAATTGTTGATATCGAATTGAATGATGCTGAGAAAGCAGCTTTTGCTAAAAGTGCTGAGGCAGTTAGAAACATGAATGCTGATTTGAAATCAGTTTTGGTATAA
- the gyrB gene encoding DNA topoisomerase (ATP-hydrolyzing) subunit B, which translates to MSEEIKKGNYSADSIQALEGMEHVRMRPSMYIGDVGVRGLHHLVYEVVDNSIDEAMGGHCDSIRVDINEDGSITVEDNGRGIPVDLHKKEGVSALEVVMTKIGAGGKFDKDSYKVSGGLHGVGVSCVNALSVHMKSTVFREGKIYEQEYERGKAMYPVKQIGETDKRGTQQTFYPDPIIFTQTTEFSYDTLSARMRELAFLNKGITIVFTDKREKDKEGNFVSETFHSTEGLKEYIRYLDGNREPIIAHVISMDHEKGEIPVEVALIYNTSYGENIFSYVNNINTHEGGTHLQGFRTGLTRSLKKYADSSGMLDKLKFDISGDDFREGLTAIISVKVAEPQFEGQTKTKLGNREVVSPVSQAVSEMIENYLEENPNDARIIVQKVILAAQARHAAKKAREMVQRKTVMGGGGLPGKLSDCSEQDPAKCEVYLVEGDSAGGTAKQGRDRAFQAILPLRGKILNVEKAMHHKVFENEEIRNIFTALGVTVGTEEDSKALNISKLRYHKVIIMCDADVDGSHISTLILTFFFRFMKELIEEGHVYIAAPPLYLVKKGTKKEYAWTDVQRDQANERMGGSAAIQRYKGLGEMNAEQLWETTMDPNFRTLRQVTIDSLVEADRVFSMLMGDEVPPRREFIEKNAVYANIDA; encoded by the coding sequence ATGAGCGAAGAAATTAAGAAGGGCAATTATTCAGCAGACAGTATCCAAGCTTTAGAGGGAATGGAGCACGTGAGAATGCGTCCATCGATGTACATTGGAGATGTAGGTGTAAGAGGGTTACATCATTTAGTTTATGAAGTAGTAGATAACTCTATTGATGAGGCAATGGGAGGACATTGCGATTCAATCCGTGTTGATATCAATGAAGATGGTTCTATTACAGTTGAAGATAACGGCCGTGGTATTCCGGTAGATTTACATAAAAAAGAAGGGGTTTCTGCACTTGAGGTTGTAATGACTAAAATTGGTGCGGGAGGTAAATTTGATAAGGATTCTTATAAAGTTTCCGGAGGGCTTCACGGAGTTGGGGTTTCCTGCGTAAACGCGCTTTCGGTTCATATGAAATCGACTGTTTTTAGAGAAGGCAAGATCTATGAGCAGGAATACGAAAGAGGAAAGGCAATGTATCCGGTAAAACAAATCGGTGAAACTGATAAAAGAGGTACGCAGCAGACTTTTTACCCTGACCCGATTATTTTTACGCAGACAACAGAGTTTTCATACGATACGCTTTCGGCCCGTATGCGTGAGCTGGCTTTCCTGAATAAAGGAATCACTATTGTTTTTACGGATAAAAGAGAAAAAGATAAAGAGGGTAACTTCGTTTCTGAAACATTTCACTCTACAGAAGGTTTAAAAGAATACATCAGATATTTAGACGGAAACCGTGAGCCGATTATTGCTCATGTGATTTCTATGGATCACGAAAAGGGAGAGATTCCTGTTGAAGTGGCTTTGATTTATAATACCAGTTATGGAGAAAACATTTTCTCTTATGTAAATAACATCAATACGCACGAGGGAGGAACACACCTGCAGGGTTTTAGGACTGGTCTTACAAGATCATTGAAGAAATATGCGGATTCATCAGGGATGCTGGATAAATTAAAGTTCGATATTTCCGGAGATGATTTCCGTGAAGGTCTTACTGCGATTATTTCGGTAAAAGTTGCCGAGCCTCAATTTGAGGGGCAAACCAAAACGAAACTTGGAAACCGGGAAGTGGTTTCTCCGGTGAGTCAGGCGGTGAGTGAAATGATTGAAAATTATCTGGAAGAAAATCCAAATGATGCCCGAATTATTGTTCAAAAAGTAATTTTGGCTGCGCAGGCCCGTCATGCGGCTAAGAAAGCGCGTGAGATGGTACAGCGTAAAACTGTAATGGGCGGCGGTGGACTTCCAGGGAAATTATCAGATTGTTCTGAGCAGGATCCTGCAAAATGTGAGGTGTATCTTGTCGAGGGAGATTCGGCAGGCGGAACGGCTAAGCAAGGTCGTGACCGTGCTTTTCAGGCTATTCTGCCATTGCGTGGTAAGATTTTGAACGTTGAAAAAGCGATGCATCACAAAGTTTTTGAAAACGAAGAAATTCGAAATATTTTCACGGCACTTGGTGTAACTGTTGGGACAGAAGAAGATAGTAAAGCTTTGAATATTTCAAAATTACGTTACCATAAAGTGATTATCATGTGTGATGCCGATGTCGATGGCAGCCACATTTCAACTTTGATTTTGACATTCTTCTTCCGTTTTATGAAGGAATTGATTGAAGAAGGACACGTATATATTGCCGCTCCTCCTTTATATTTAGTTAAAAAAGGAACGAAGAAAGAATATGCCTGGACAGATGTACAGCGCGATCAGGCGAACGAAAGAATGGGCGGCAGTGCTGCTATACAAAGATATAAAGGTCTTGGAGAGATGAACGCGGAGCAATTGTGGGAAACTACAATGGATCCGAATTTCAGAACACTGAGACAGGTTACGATAGACAGTTTGGTTGAAGCAGACAGAGTTTTTTCTATGTTAATGGGTGATGAAGTGCCTCCAAGGAGAGAGTTTATCGAGAAAAATGCAGTTTACGCAAATATCGATGCGTAG